From Arcticibacter tournemirensis, one genomic window encodes:
- a CDS encoding SusC/RagA family TonB-linked outer membrane protein — MKYFKPDLLLQHVGRSALCLVLFLMIGVAPAAAQSKIITGIVKDQQGEVLPGVSVLVKGTSTGAVTDINGKYRLAVPGPKAVLSFSFVGLGTQELAVGDKAVLDVTLRDDAKSLEEVVVVGYGVQKRATLTGAINTVSSKEILQSPTSNVTNSLAGRLPGVSVIQQSGQPGLNSSTIKIRGVATYNTGNQGAIVIVDGVERNSFGDIDPNEIESISVLKDASSTAIFGIRGANGVIIVTTKAGKEGSPRISYTGNASIQTYTGIPKAVNSYDNTRLMNEARINDDLPALWTDQQLEKFKDGSDPLGYPDVNWFDYVTRKYYPQTQHNLNVSGGTKIVKYYASVGYLFEDGIFKKFDSPYGIRSTPSYNRYNFRSNLDFNFTKDLQMSVRLGGRLGKRYMPSGPTGSSFAYDNMNGMISRILQTPSFAYPVMLPDGKITGNQEVGTNVWNPYAVLTRWGTRNDDNNSIESTFDVNYKLDKLVKGLSFKGLFGYDSYYNSTARRAAWWASYLYDRETGETKLAGDSRDRDEPLGDISSSYDGSIKMNLQLGFNYSRTFGRHNLSAVLLATRQLNQFEGDGKNAAPEAVQGVVNRTTYNFGEKYFAEINMAYNGSEQFAPYTISKGKQYGFFPAASIGWTVTKEEFMKDVTWLNYLKIRGSYGKVGNDRLYKGDDKLRFLYLTEYSRVSNGVTFGIPGQQTGRPIVDILSRGNTEITWETGVKRNIGFESRFLKEKLTLNVDLFEETRSDILSERTVSRGAGLLTFGDNYPYLNVGKVKNKGYEIELNFRDRTGEFGYGINTQFSFNKNKILNADEPLYMPGYQKTEGKPVGQFFGYLTDGFFTSEEDIAEYSSRITPIGNVIPGDLKYVDYNQDGRINSDDRVPIGYSRNPEYIFSFSPNFSWKGLSLSVLLQGVANVSSDVVLTEKNNGFQIYEHQLNRWTQETAATATWPALHWKGNNYYNYQLNDFILQDASYIKLRNVEISYNFPKKWLQPLKVSSLRLFFSGQNLHTWTKFKMYLDPEALNDFNTDFSKQSIYPTSRIYNLGVNIQL; from the coding sequence ATGAAGTATTTTAAACCGGATCTGCTCTTACAACATGTAGGGAGGTCTGCCCTTTGTTTAGTATTGTTTTTGATGATAGGTGTTGCACCTGCCGCTGCCCAGTCAAAAATCATAACAGGGATTGTGAAAGACCAACAGGGGGAAGTGCTGCCAGGGGTAAGTGTTCTGGTAAAGGGAACAAGCACCGGTGCAGTTACAGACATTAACGGCAAGTACCGTTTGGCTGTACCGGGGCCCAAGGCTGTTCTTTCATTCAGCTTTGTAGGCTTGGGAACTCAGGAGCTTGCTGTTGGAGACAAAGCAGTGCTCGATGTTACACTAAGAGATGATGCCAAAAGCCTGGAGGAAGTAGTGGTAGTAGGTTATGGCGTTCAGAAGAGAGCAACATTAACGGGAGCGATTAATACCGTAAGCAGTAAAGAAATTTTACAGTCGCCCACTTCGAATGTTACCAATAGCCTGGCCGGACGGCTTCCCGGGGTCTCTGTTATTCAGCAGAGCGGGCAGCCCGGACTTAATTCTTCTACTATTAAGATCAGGGGAGTAGCCACATACAACACCGGAAACCAGGGGGCTATAGTTATAGTAGATGGTGTTGAGCGGAATAGCTTTGGCGACATAGATCCGAACGAAATAGAGTCTATATCAGTGCTCAAAGACGCATCCTCCACAGCAATTTTTGGTATCCGTGGAGCAAACGGCGTGATCATCGTGACAACGAAGGCTGGTAAAGAAGGAAGTCCCCGGATCAGTTACACGGGGAATGCCAGTATACAAACCTATACAGGAATTCCCAAAGCAGTCAATTCTTACGATAATACGAGGCTGATGAATGAGGCACGGATAAACGATGATCTTCCAGCCTTATGGACAGACCAGCAGCTGGAGAAGTTTAAAGACGGATCTGATCCTCTTGGTTATCCGGATGTAAATTGGTTTGACTACGTAACACGGAAATATTATCCGCAAACACAGCATAACCTGAATGTGAGCGGGGGAACTAAAATCGTAAAATACTACGCATCTGTGGGCTACCTGTTTGAAGACGGTATTTTCAAGAAATTCGATTCTCCATACGGAATTCGTTCAACACCTTCTTACAACAGATACAATTTCCGGTCGAACCTCGATTTTAATTTCACAAAAGATCTTCAGATGAGCGTACGCCTGGGCGGACGTCTTGGCAAACGATATATGCCTTCGGGCCCGACGGGATCGAGTTTCGCTTATGATAATATGAACGGGATGATCTCGCGCATACTTCAGACGCCCTCTTTCGCTTACCCGGTTATGTTACCTGATGGAAAAATCACAGGAAACCAGGAAGTAGGTACAAACGTGTGGAACCCCTATGCTGTATTGACACGCTGGGGAACAAGGAATGACGATAATAACTCAATTGAAAGTACTTTCGACGTAAATTATAAGCTGGATAAACTGGTAAAAGGCTTATCATTTAAAGGGCTGTTTGGCTACGATTCCTACTATAACAGTACCGCGCGCCGTGCCGCCTGGTGGGCATCGTATCTATATGACCGCGAAACCGGCGAAACTAAGCTTGCTGGCGACAGCAGGGACCGGGACGAGCCGCTCGGAGACATCAGCTCGTCATACGATGGAAGCATCAAAATGAACCTTCAGCTCGGTTTTAATTACTCAAGGACCTTTGGCCGTCACAATCTGTCGGCAGTTTTACTTGCTACAAGGCAATTGAACCAGTTTGAAGGCGACGGTAAAAATGCAGCTCCGGAAGCAGTACAGGGAGTGGTGAACCGCACTACGTACAATTTCGGTGAAAAGTATTTTGCCGAGATAAACATGGCCTACAATGGTTCTGAGCAATTCGCACCATATACCATAAGCAAAGGTAAGCAATATGGTTTTTTTCCTGCAGCGTCTATAGGCTGGACCGTCACAAAGGAAGAGTTCATGAAAGATGTTACCTGGCTTAATTATTTAAAGATTCGGGGGTCATACGGTAAGGTTGGAAATGATCGCCTTTATAAAGGCGACGATAAGCTACGATTTTTATATCTCACAGAATACTCCCGCGTAAGCAATGGCGTAACTTTCGGAATCCCAGGACAGCAGACCGGCAGGCCTATCGTCGATATACTTTCCCGCGGAAACACGGAGATTACCTGGGAAACGGGTGTTAAAAGAAATATTGGATTTGAAAGCCGGTTTCTTAAGGAGAAGTTAACGTTGAATGTCGACCTGTTCGAGGAAACCAGGTCCGATATCCTTTCTGAAAGAACGGTTAGCCGGGGTGCTGGTCTGCTTACCTTCGGCGACAATTATCCTTATCTCAACGTTGGTAAAGTGAAGAACAAAGGGTATGAAATTGAACTTAACTTCAGGGATAGGACAGGGGAGTTTGGCTATGGGATCAATACACAGTTTTCGTTTAATAAGAACAAAATTCTTAATGCCGACGAACCCTTATACATGCCTGGTTATCAAAAGACAGAGGGAAAACCAGTAGGTCAATTCTTTGGATATCTGACGGATGGCTTTTTTACATCAGAAGAAGACATTGCCGAGTATAGTTCAAGGATCACACCCATTGGAAATGTTATTCCCGGTGACCTGAAATATGTGGATTATAACCAGGACGGAAGGATCAATTCGGATGACCGCGTCCCTATCGGCTATTCGAGAAACCCGGAATATATTTTCAGTTTTTCTCCCAACTTCTCATGGAAAGGGCTCTCCCTGTCTGTATTGCTGCAAGGCGTAGCCAACGTAAGTTCGGATGTGGTTCTGACCGAGAAGAATAATGGTTTTCAAATATATGAACATCAGCTTAACCGCTGGACACAAGAAACGGCGGCTACGGCGACATGGCCTGCCCTGCATTGGAAGGGTAATAATTATTATAATTATCAGCTCAACGACTTTATACTTCAGGACGCCTCTTATATCAAGCTCCGGAACGTTGAAATATCTTATAACTTCCCAAAGAAGTGGCTGCAACCACTAAAGGTTTCTTCGCTGCGGTTATTCTTTAGCGGCCAGAACCTGCATACCTGGACAAAGTTCAAGATGTATCTTGATCCCGAGGCCTTGAATGACTTTAATACGGATTTTTCTAAGCAGTCCATTTATCCAACCTCGAGGATTTATAACCTGGGAGTAAACATTCAATTGTAG
- a CDS encoding hybrid sensor histidine kinase/response regulator transcription factor: MILISISASAQQGQLKFKHISFREGLAQSPISCIFQDSQGFIWIGNWKGLTRYDGNEFRTFKHDDTDSTSLSNNRVNAIVEDAENNMWIATANGISCYNPKIEKFRSILSINVKGGKNYISSVLADQQKKIWVATFSGVKLVKDHQLQDIPGFKRRSDSSLYNGVTFTIFRDSGNRIWTGTKRGPACFDPVSRRIIELPPVIKSNAGLMAAKILVIRQDRQGDIWFGTESSGVFRYSARQNRCYQYRHSEATASSLCSDWIKDILISRDGKVWIGTRGGISLLQDDGSFLNYEHRAEDPDSMNDSTVWSLMQDSSLNIWIGTFAGGINLLYQAGNNFTNIGERIGSKQGLNHPVVNAVAEDPDGSLWIGTYGGGINHVNLKTGAFQYYSVRPDGMDRPTNGVKSLFQDDKDNLWIGTLDGLYRFNKRTHAIKNFSFPVNEGKLSENLINTILVDGGGVWAGTNGGGLRYINEAGKITTFRHDEKDPVSLSDNFVTCIRKDDRGNMWISTQNGLNYFDVQKQKFTAKFRRSKKNSISNNTVLTLLIDSKKRLWLGTEGGGLNCYDRNGKRFYTVRFADGLSDNVIQSIQEDRSGNIWVSTDNGIFKVHTAGLRFPFKPSLLKVTYYNSNDGLGSNQFSTNAGLRTSKGLLVFGGVNGLTLFSPEAIVKNRFIPKVVITGLFVRNNRAVIGEEGSPLKQAINYTREITLNYDQRFISVKFAALNFINPANNQYAYKLEGLTNKEDWHYAGNQSAATYTNLGPGDYTFVVKAANNDGLWNNVPATLKITVLPPWWMTWWAYLLYVLTIGSIVFATIRFFRIRAKLKRDLFYEQLQNERQQELYQMKLNFFTNISHEIRTPLTLIVGPLEKLISSALDNAVVHKQLILVKNNADRLMRLVTELLDFRKVETGHMKLHFYECNIVKFTNEIFLSFQNIALSRNIEYTYHADSPDQLVCFDKDQMEKVFFNLLSNAFKFTPDNGQITLSVKTLNKKGNEWVDIIIRDNGKGIPEESQKLLFNNFFQADQSKSHLGTGIGLALSKSIVELHKGELNVYSVPATEEIAGETTFTVSLRTGRSHLGDEEIQPDYMNSEDTSIYRIQQEKETLGVSEKGVSADKKYSVLVIEDNAEVRSFISGSLSDYYYVHESPDGLKGLADTFSLMPDLVISDVMMPGMDGLEVCRNIKSDERTNHIPVILLTARATFIHQVNGLENGADAYITKPFSIQLLELQIHNILEAKEVIRKKYSREVILQPKNIAITSPEEKFLHKLMEIVERNIDNDQFGVQELVEEIGMSKTVLYKKVQSLTDLSVADYIKSVRLQKAAMMLSQNKTGIAEVAFAVGFNDRKYFSKEFRKQYGLSPTEYINQNSPAPVGQTNA, translated from the coding sequence GCAGCAGGGCCAGCTTAAATTTAAACATATTTCATTCAGAGAGGGGCTGGCTCAAAGTCCGATTTCCTGCATTTTTCAGGATAGTCAGGGCTTTATATGGATCGGTAACTGGAAGGGACTGACGAGGTATGACGGAAATGAATTTCGAACCTTTAAACATGACGACACGGATAGCACAAGCCTGAGTAATAACAGGGTAAATGCAATAGTAGAGGACGCAGAGAATAACATGTGGATCGCTACGGCTAACGGAATAAGTTGTTATAACCCTAAAATAGAAAAATTCAGGTCTATTTTAAGTATTAATGTCAAAGGCGGCAAAAACTATATTTCGTCTGTTCTTGCCGATCAGCAAAAGAAGATCTGGGTAGCAACCTTCAGCGGAGTAAAGCTTGTCAAAGATCATCAGCTTCAAGATATCCCGGGGTTCAAGAGACGAAGTGATTCCAGCCTCTACAATGGTGTTACGTTTACAATATTCAGGGATTCGGGAAATCGTATTTGGACGGGGACGAAACGCGGACCAGCATGTTTCGATCCTGTTTCCCGAAGGATCATTGAACTTCCCCCGGTTATAAAGTCGAATGCAGGCCTGATGGCGGCAAAGATCCTGGTTATACGGCAGGACAGACAGGGGGATATTTGGTTCGGCACGGAGAGTTCAGGTGTTTTCAGATATAGCGCCCGGCAGAACCGGTGTTACCAATACCGGCATTCTGAGGCTACGGCTTCCAGCTTGTGTTCAGACTGGATTAAAGACATACTGATAAGCAGGGATGGTAAAGTATGGATTGGAACAAGAGGCGGTATCAGTCTTTTGCAGGACGACGGTAGCTTCCTGAATTACGAACACCGGGCAGAGGATCCTGATTCTATGAACGACAGCACTGTATGGAGCCTTATGCAGGACAGCTCCCTTAATATCTGGATCGGTACCTTCGCCGGAGGTATCAATCTTCTGTATCAGGCTGGCAATAACTTTACCAATATAGGCGAACGCATCGGCAGTAAACAGGGGCTGAATCATCCGGTGGTAAATGCAGTGGCTGAAGACCCTGACGGAAGTTTATGGATAGGAACTTACGGAGGTGGTATAAATCACGTCAATTTGAAGACGGGCGCATTTCAGTATTATTCTGTTCGCCCCGACGGGATGGACAGACCCACAAACGGTGTGAAATCCTTATTTCAGGACGATAAAGACAATCTCTGGATTGGTACACTCGACGGCCTTTATCGCTTTAACAAACGAACGCATGCCATTAAAAACTTCAGCTTTCCTGTTAATGAGGGTAAGCTAAGCGAAAACCTGATCAATACCATCCTGGTGGATGGCGGAGGCGTATGGGCAGGTACAAACGGTGGGGGATTGCGTTATATTAATGAAGCTGGCAAGATAACAACCTTTCGCCATGACGAGAAAGATCCGGTATCCCTATCCGATAATTTCGTTACTTGTATCAGAAAAGACGACAGGGGTAATATGTGGATTTCTACTCAGAACGGGCTTAACTATTTTGATGTCCAAAAGCAGAAGTTCACCGCAAAGTTTAGAAGGTCAAAAAAAAATTCCATCAGCAACAATACTGTTCTGACATTATTAATTGATTCGAAAAAACGGTTGTGGCTCGGAACTGAAGGGGGAGGGTTAAATTGTTACGATCGCAACGGAAAAAGGTTTTACACCGTAAGATTTGCTGATGGTCTTTCTGATAATGTTATCCAATCGATTCAGGAAGACAGGTCGGGCAACATTTGGGTAAGCACTGACAATGGTATATTTAAAGTTCACACAGCAGGGCTGCGCTTCCCGTTTAAGCCCTCTCTTCTTAAAGTTACCTATTATAATTCGAACGACGGCCTGGGTAGTAATCAGTTCTCTACCAATGCCGGACTTCGGACAAGTAAAGGACTGCTGGTCTTTGGCGGAGTCAATGGCCTTACCCTGTTTTCTCCCGAGGCCATAGTGAAAAATCGTTTCATTCCCAAAGTAGTTATCACGGGCTTATTTGTAAGAAATAACCGTGCGGTAATTGGAGAGGAAGGTTCACCTTTGAAGCAGGCCATAAATTATACGCGGGAAATTACACTGAATTACGACCAGCGTTTCATCTCTGTTAAATTCGCGGCACTCAACTTTATTAATCCCGCCAATAATCAGTACGCTTATAAGCTGGAAGGGCTTACAAACAAGGAGGACTGGCATTATGCTGGTAACCAGTCTGCTGCCACCTACACTAATTTAGGTCCGGGTGATTATACATTCGTAGTTAAGGCGGCGAACAATGATGGCCTCTGGAACAACGTCCCAGCCACCTTAAAGATCACGGTTCTGCCGCCCTGGTGGATGACGTGGTGGGCTTATCTTCTTTATGTATTGACGATAGGTTCTATCGTTTTTGCTACTATCAGATTTTTCAGGATCCGGGCAAAGCTTAAAAGAGATCTGTTTTATGAGCAGCTTCAGAATGAACGGCAGCAAGAGCTGTATCAGATGAAGCTTAACTTCTTTACGAATATTTCTCATGAGATCAGAACTCCTTTGACGCTGATCGTTGGTCCCCTGGAGAAGCTTATCAGCAGTGCTTTAGACAATGCCGTTGTCCACAAGCAGCTGATCCTTGTAAAAAACAATGCCGACCGTCTGATGCGTCTTGTAACAGAGCTGCTCGACTTCCGGAAAGTGGAAACCGGACATATGAAGCTGCATTTTTATGAATGCAATATTGTTAAGTTCACAAACGAGATATTTCTTTCTTTTCAAAATATCGCCTTAAGTCGTAATATAGAATATACATACCACGCCGATTCTCCGGATCAGCTGGTTTGTTTTGATAAAGATCAGATGGAGAAAGTCTTCTTCAATCTGCTTTCAAATGCATTTAAGTTTACTCCAGATAACGGGCAAATCACTCTATCAGTAAAGACGTTGAACAAGAAGGGCAACGAATGGGTAGATATTATTATAAGGGACAATGGAAAAGGCATACCAGAAGAAAGTCAAAAACTTCTGTTTAATAATTTCTTCCAGGCGGACCAGTCAAAGTCGCATTTAGGGACGGGTATCGGCCTTGCTTTATCAAAGAGTATCGTGGAGCTGCATAAAGGCGAGCTGAATGTTTATAGTGTTCCGGCGACGGAAGAAATAGCAGGGGAGACTACGTTTACCGTTTCCCTGCGAACCGGACGTTCTCATTTAGGTGACGAAGAAATACAGCCGGACTATATGAATAGTGAGGATACATCCATCTATCGGATCCAGCAGGAAAAGGAAACATTGGGGGTATCGGAAAAAGGAGTTTCGGCTGATAAAAAATATTCAGTGCTGGTGATTGAAGACAATGCTGAGGTTCGAAGTTTCATCTCCGGTTCGTTGAGTGATTACTACTACGTTCATGAAAGTCCTGATGGATTGAAAGGGCTCGCTGACACCTTCAGTCTGATGCCCGACCTCGTTATCAGCGATGTGATGATGCCTGGAATGGATGGACTTGAGGTTTGCAGAAATATAAAGTCGGATGAGAGGACCAACCATATTCCCGTAATTCTTCTCACAGCGCGCGCCACATTTATACATCAGGTGAACGGGCTCGAAAATGGCGCAGATGCCTATATCACCAAGCCTTTCAGTATCCAGCTTCTCGAATTGCAGATACATAACATTCTTGAAGCTAAGGAGGTTATACGGAAGAAATACAGCCGTGAGGTAATCCTTCAACCTAAAAACATAGCCATTACCTCACCGGAAGAAAAGTTCCTTCACAAGTTAATGGAAATTGTGGAAAGAAATATCGACAATGACCAGTTTGGAGTTCAGGAACTGGTGGAGGAGATCGGGATGAGCAAAACGGTGCTTTATAAGAAGGTGCAATCGTTAACCGACCTTTCGGTTGCCGACTATATAAAGTCAGTTAGATTGCAAAAAGCCGCTATGATGCTTAGCCAGAATAAAACCGGCATTGCCGAAGTTGCCTTTGCCGTTGGTTTCAACGACAGGAAGTATTTCAGCAAAGAGTTCAGGAAACAATATGGTTTATCGCCTACCGAATATATTAATCAAAATTCGCCGGCTCCGGTTGGACAAACGAACGCTTAA
- a CDS encoding RagB/SusD family nutrient uptake outer membrane protein, whose protein sequence is MKRITIVIYTFIVLSLLSSCVKDYLNRAPDIALTEEAVFADPTLASQFADNAYNFLVNDYARLNGHRGITGQFSDEAVSSNNDVSIRTINQGNYHDHYERGGEGINDIKDVYWRCYQGIRITNVVLSKLETTPWPADGVLKTRVEGEMHFLRAFFYFELTKRFDGVVLIKDAFDQFDDIDFPRNSYEECVAFMLDELNIAEDKLELDYSAGDYGRATKGAVMALRARVLLYAASPLHNAGDDLTKWADAADAAKKVIDLNKYTLTGTSYDQVLNMAQSDEYIMIKPRGPRGNNDGIIVDFAQSPGSGGTQGTLNPTQNHVDLYEVVQRAVPTNPNSPIVSSAPLVNGSAPGYNEQKPYENRDPRFYANVIYNDMPWQGRRMDMYSQKSGLGYDFIEGNTNYTVTCYYSKKMWPEVYKRNVSGSTLINYIFFRYGEVLLNYAEAMNEAYGPDAVPNGYTLSARQAIQQVRDRVGMPSLPAGLNKDDMRARIRNERAVELAFEDFRWYDILRWRAKEIITQPMFGMRVVKNANGSFTYTRTRLTSSYQKVHEPYMDLYPIPRSEIYKSQKLKQNPGW, encoded by the coding sequence ATGAAAAGAATAACCATAGTAATATATACATTCATTGTGCTTTCGCTGCTTTCATCCTGCGTAAAGGATTACTTGAACAGGGCGCCTGACATAGCACTTACCGAGGAGGCTGTGTTTGCCGATCCGACCCTTGCTTCGCAGTTTGCGGATAATGCATATAATTTCCTGGTCAATGATTATGCGCGTTTGAACGGACATAGAGGTATTACAGGCCAGTTTTCGGATGAAGCGGTGTCGTCTAATAACGACGTATCGATCCGAACGATAAACCAGGGAAATTACCACGATCATTATGAACGGGGAGGTGAAGGGATCAACGATATAAAGGATGTTTACTGGAGATGTTACCAGGGAATCAGGATTACAAATGTGGTGCTTTCCAAGCTTGAAACCACTCCCTGGCCTGCTGACGGCGTTTTAAAGACCAGAGTGGAAGGAGAAATGCATTTTCTGAGGGCTTTCTTTTATTTTGAGCTTACGAAACGATTTGACGGAGTAGTGCTGATAAAGGACGCGTTCGACCAGTTTGATGATATCGACTTTCCGAGGAATAGCTATGAAGAATGTGTGGCTTTTATGCTGGACGAACTCAATATTGCAGAGGATAAACTCGAACTTGACTACTCCGCGGGCGACTATGGAAGAGCAACCAAAGGAGCTGTTATGGCGCTGCGCGCAAGGGTCCTTCTGTATGCTGCCAGTCCTCTGCATAACGCAGGTGATGATCTTACCAAATGGGCAGATGCAGCTGATGCTGCGAAAAAGGTGATTGACCTTAATAAATATACTCTTACAGGGACAAGTTACGACCAGGTCTTAAACATGGCTCAATCTGATGAGTATATTATGATCAAACCACGGGGACCGAGGGGAAATAACGATGGAATTATAGTTGACTTTGCACAGTCGCCAGGTTCCGGCGGTACTCAGGGTACGCTGAATCCCACTCAAAACCACGTGGACCTTTATGAGGTTGTTCAGCGCGCAGTCCCCACTAATCCTAACAGCCCCATTGTGAGCAGTGCGCCGTTAGTGAATGGCAGTGCGCCTGGTTACAACGAGCAGAAACCATATGAAAACCGCGATCCCCGATTCTATGCAAACGTCATCTATAATGATATGCCATGGCAGGGAAGAAGAATGGATATGTACAGCCAAAAATCGGGTTTAGGGTACGACTTTATCGAAGGAAATACCAATTATACTGTTACGTGCTACTATTCCAAAAAAATGTGGCCCGAAGTGTATAAGAGGAATGTTTCAGGATCTACGCTCATCAACTATATCTTCTTTCGCTATGGGGAAGTCCTTCTCAATTATGCAGAAGCAATGAATGAGGCCTATGGTCCCGACGCAGTCCCCAACGGATATACATTAAGTGCGCGTCAGGCAATACAGCAAGTGAGGGACAGAGTAGGTATGCCTTCACTACCGGCGGGATTAAATAAGGATGACATGCGTGCCCGCATAAGGAACGAACGGGCAGTGGAACTGGCATTTGAAGATTTTCGCTGGTATGACATTCTGCGCTGGAGAGCTAAAGAGATTATAACACAACCCATGTTTGGAATGAGGGTAGTTAAGAATGCAAATGGGTCTTTCACCTATACCCGCACCAGGCTGACCAGTTCCTATCAGAAAGTTCATGAGCCTTACATGGATCTTTATCCTATTCCGAGAAGCGAGATCTATAAAAGCCAGAAATTAAAGCAAAATCCGGGATGGTAA